Proteins found in one Salvia splendens isolate huo1 chromosome 10, SspV2, whole genome shotgun sequence genomic segment:
- the LOC121752396 gene encoding uncharacterized protein LOC121752396: MIKRPSWQAILSNTNCFPRFRRLVRCFMAAAASNSLLSQRDFNMSFRRLSSAASSAIDSSRGRFFAYGFSRASDKCSNVLRNCIDPKSDRVGANEALKARAYGPSIPQLLDLSEEVVRAEDQRRTVDPRVFNGDSSANWGNSSRAMDHSSSEKLMIAVDVDEVLGNFVSALNRFIADRYSLNHSVSEYHVYEFFKIWNCSRGEADHRVHEFFKTPYFKKGINPIPGAREALEKLSEIYNLSIVTSRQNAIKDHTIEWIEKHYPGLFREIHFGNHFALDGKSRPKSDICKSLGAKVLIDDNPRYAEECAAVGIKVLLFDYENSYPWCKTEHAAHQHPLVTKVHNWEEVEQQLSSLLVS, translated from the exons ATGATAAAGAGGCCTTCTTGGCAAGCAATTTTGTCGAACACTAATTGCTTTCCCCGATTCCGCCGTTTGGTTCGTTGTTTTATGGCGGCGGCGGCCTCAAATTCCTTGTTGAGCCAAAGAGATTTCAATATGTCTTTCAGAAGGCTTTCTTCCGCTGCATCGTCAGCAATTGATTCGAGTAGGGGGAGATTTTTCGCGTATGGATTCAGCCGCGCCTCTGATAAATGCAGTAATGTTTTGCGGAATTGTATTGATCCGAAGAGCGACCGCGTTGGTGCGAATGAGGCGCTGAAAGCGCGGGCGTATGGCCCGTCGATTCCGCAGCTGCTGGATCTTTCGGAAGAGGTTGTTAGGGCGGAGGATCAGCGGCGGACTGTCGATCCTAGGGTTTTTAACGGTGACTCCTCTGCAAATTGGGGGAATTCCTCTAGAGCTATGGACCATTCCTCCTCCGAGAAACTCATGATTGCCGTTGATGTTGATGAAG TTCTAGGGAACTTCGTATCTGCTCTTAATCGATTCATAGCGGATCGCTACTCTCTAAACCACTCGGTTTCTGAATACCACGTCTATGAGTTCTTCAAG ATATGGAACTGTTCACGCGGTGAAG CTGATCATCGTGTACATGAGTTTTTCAAGACACCTTACTTCAAGAAAGGGATAAATCCAATTCCAGGAGCTCGAGAAGCACTTGAAAAGCTATCTGAAATTTATAACTTGTCCATTGTGAC gTCTCGACAGAATGCTATCAAGGACCACACAATCGAATGGATCGAGAAACATTACCCAGGTCTTTTCCGAGAAATCCATTTCGGGAATCACTTTGCTTTGGATGGCAAATCAAGACCTAAATCCGACATTTGCAA GTCGTTGGGAGCAAAGGTGTTGATAGATGATAACCCGAGGTATGCGGAGGAATGTGCAGCAGTAGGGATAAAGGTTCTTCTTTTCGATTATGAGAATTCGTATCCATGGTGCAAAACAGAGCATGCTGCTCATCAACATCCTCTTGTAACCAAGGTCCACAATTGGGAAGAGGTGGAACAACAATTATCTTCTTTGCTTGTTTCTTAG